A single window of Solanum dulcamara chromosome 5, daSolDulc1.2, whole genome shotgun sequence DNA harbors:
- the LOC129889653 gene encoding uncharacterized protein LOC129889653 has protein sequence MALQTGIGLGRIIFIVGAGYTGTVLFQNGKLSDVLGELQNLIKSYENSGETDAGDSDVMAAQVRRLAMEVRQLASARSITVLNGNSSGNYTSLIMPTAAVGALGYGYMWWKGLSFSDLMYVTKKSMTDAVSNLTKHLEHVSEALSATKRHLTQRIENVDGKLDDQLEMSKLLRNEVNDVRGDLSEIGCDLDELQRMVSGLDGKLLSLEGKQELANAGVMYLCNIVNGKRVKMPDTLQEQLKIVGSSTPSLMGLKELADSLPQGNSNRYLTDGIAEDGPDKLKDPPRSILMRTSSTKC, from the exons ATGGCTTTACAAACTGGAATAGGCTTAGGCAGAATCATCTTCATTGTCGGCGCCG GATATACTGGTACCGTACTGTTCCAAAACGGAAAATTATCTGATGTATTGGGCGAACTTCAG AACTTGATAAAAAGTTATGAAAATTCAGGGGAGACAGATGCTGGAGATTCGGATGTTATGGCTGCACAG GTTCGTAGGCTGGCAATGGAGGTTCGACAATTGGCTTCTGCACGATCAATTACTGTTCTAAATGGAAATTCTAGCG GTAACTATACATCTCTTATCATGCCAACTGCTGCAGTAGGGGCGCTGGGTTATGGCTATATGTGGTGGAAG GGTCTATCGTTCTCTGACCTTATGTATGTAACCAAAAAGAGTATGACAGATGCCGTTTCAAATTTGACAAAGCACTTGGAGCATGTCTCTGAGGCGCTTTCT GCAACAAAGAGACATTTGACACAGAGAATTGAGAATGTCGATGGGAAATTGGATGATCAATTGGAGATGTCTAAACTACTAAGGAATGAG GTTAATGATGTGCGTGGTGATCTATCTGAAATTGGTTGTGATTTGGATGAATTACAGAGAATGGTTTCTGGTCTG GATGGCAAGTTACTTTCCTTGGAAGGCAAACAG GAACTTGCAAATGCTGGTGTCATGTACCTGTGTAATATAGTCAATGGAAAAAGGGTGAAGATGCCTGATACACTTCAG GAACAACTCAAAATTGTGGGCAGCTCAACACCTAGTCTAATG GGCCTTAAAGAACTTGCAGACTCTTTACCACAAGGAAATTCCAATAGGTATCTAACTGATGGAATTGCCGAAGATGGTCCTGATAAGTTAAAAGATCCACCAAGAAGCATATTAATGAG GACATCTTCTACCAAGTGTTGA
- the LOC129890737 gene encoding AP2-like ethylene-responsive transcription factor At1g16060, with product MEMMNAISVKCEKESRGNRRSLCMVDYGIPVNNKCVKRRRKSPVAAVIVNDSNINGQKLDSSKVDQNNSIVQTPTVKRSSRFRGVSRHRWTGRYEAHLWDKASWNVTQKKKGKQVYLGAYDEEESAARAYDLAAIKYWGTSTFTNFPISDYEKEIEIMQNMTKEEHLASLRRRSSGFARGVSKYRGVARHHHNNRWEARIGRVFDTQEEAARAYDIAAIEYRGTNAMTNFDMNTYIRWLKPDAYSQMQFQDLTLKNQPIQISNTNDMINQINDSSYSFNPNYFTTTINTENFYAIPHSQEPIERKMPLSSCKKSSSPTALSLLLRSSMFQELVEKNASTGSEESEENNMKNGAKSKIENEFLIYTNDKFPKLESLENGTTSSSALCDREGKQYFWNLMS from the exons ATGGAGATGATGAATGCAATTAGTGTTAAATGTGAGAAGGAGAGCCGTGGAAATAGAAGAAGTTTGTGTATGGTGGATTATGGTATTCCGGTTAATAATAAATGTGTTAAAAGACGACGAAAATCTCCTGTTGCTGCAGTTATAGTGAATGATAGCAACATCAATGGCCAAAAATTGGATTCATCAAAAGTTGATCAAAATAATAGTATTGTACAAACTCCTACTGTCAAGAGAAGTTCAAGATTCAGAGGTGTTAGCAG GCATCGATGGACAGGGCGATATGAAGCTCATTTGTGGGATAAGGCTTCTTGGAATGTAACtcagaaaaagaaaggaaaacaaGTCTATCTTG GAGCATACGATGAAGAAGAATCAGCAGCAAGAGCTTATGATTTGGCTGCAATCAAGTATTGGGGCACATCAACTTTCACCAATTTTCCG ATATCTGATTATGAGAAAGAAATTGAGATCATGCAAAATATGACAAAGGAAGAACATTTAGCCTCTTTAAGAAG AAGAAGCAGTGGTTTTGCCCGCGGTGTATCTAAGTATAGAGGAGTTGCAAG GCATCATCACAATAACAGATGGGAAGCAAGAATAGGGCGAGTTTTTG ATACTCAAGAAGAGGCAGCTCGAGCTTATGATATTGCAGCGATTGAATACAGGGGAACTAACGCGATGACTAACTTTGACATGAACACATACATCAGATGGCTCAAACCAGATGCCTATTCTCAAATGCAATTTCAAGATTTAACATTAAAAAATCAGCCTATACAAATTAGTAACACTAATGATATGATTAACCAGATAAACGACTCTTCATATTCGTTTAACCCCAATTATTTCACCACCACCATCAATACTGAAAATTTTTATGCGATACCGCATAGCCAGGAACCTATTGAAAGAAAAATGCCCTTAAGTTCTTGCAAGAAATCATCGTCACCTACTGCTTTAAGCCTTTTGCTTCGATCCTCCATGTTTCAAGAGCTCGTTGAGAAGAATGCGAGCACTGGTTCTGAAGAGAGTGAAGAGAATAACATGAAGAATGGAGCAAAATCAAAAATAGAAAATGAGTTTTTGATTTACACAAATGataaatttccaaaattggAGTCTTTGGAGAATGGTACAACTTCTTCTTCAGCTTTGTGTGATAGAGAAGGGAAGCAGTACTTTTGGAATTTGATGTCTTAA